From the Fusobacterium ulcerans ATCC 49185 genome, the window TCTATCCTTCATCATTGAAGTATTAATATTGCTTAGCTCCTTCTAAAGCTTTTGATGAAAGATCTACATTATATTTTTCTGCTGCTTTTTTATTTATTATTAATTGAGTATCTTTTAAAGTTTCTATAGGAATAGTATTTGGTGCAGTTCCTTTTAAAACTCTTACAGCAACTTCTCCTGTTTGGTATCCCAATTTTTCATAATCTATTGTTTCAGTAACTAAAGCTCCCTGTATAACTTGATCTTCAATACTTCCTATAACTGGTTTACCTGCTTTATTAGCTTTTTCTAACAGAAGCGGAGTTGATGCAACTACTAAGTTATCTGTTGGTGTATAAAGTACATCTACTTTTGGAAGAAGAGAATCTAATCCAATAGCCATATCATTTATTGTTGTAATTCCTGTTTCTACAATTTCTAAACCTAATTTTGCTGCTTCTACTTTTGCCTGTGCTACTTGCACTTGTGAATTTTGTTCACTTGTATTATAGATAATTCCTACTTTTTTAGCCTTTGGTAAAAGTTTTGTTATTATTTCAAGCTGTTTATATATTGGAGCTGCATCACTTGTTCCTGTGATATTCTCTCCAACTAATCCTGCACTTTCAGTATCTGTTACTGCTGTTATAAGAATAGGAATTTTTTTAGTTGCATTATATGCAGCCTGAGCACTTGGTGTAGATATTGCCAGAATGATATCTTTTTTATCCTGAACAAATGAATTTGCTATCATTTGAGCTGTTCCAAAATCTCCCTGTGCATTTTGATAATCTATTTTTGCATCACCATAACCACCATCTTTAAGTGCTTTGATAAATCCTTCTCTAGCTGAGTCCAAAGCCTGATGTTCTATTATTTGAGTTATTCCTACTTTTATTTTCGCTGGTTCCTTTCCAAAAGCTACCATTGAAAGTCCCATTAACAACATAATTATTTTTTTCATCTTTACATTCCCCCTGTGAACTAACTTTTATTTCATAGGGTTATAATACCACTAAAACCATTATTCTTATAGATAACAATTAAAATACTTATTTGTTCCACATTATATTTCTAAAACCCCTGTTTTACTAGGGTTTAAAAATATTATTTTTCAAAATGTGTTCGTACTATTCTCCCTTTATGCCAAATTTTTCTGCAACATCTTTATTTATGTGTATTTCTGACTTCTCTACAACTTCA encodes:
- a CDS encoding ABC transporter substrate-binding protein, giving the protein MKKIIMLLMGLSMVAFGKEPAKIKVGITQIIEHQALDSAREGFIKALKDGGYGDAKIDYQNAQGDFGTAQMIANSFVQDKKDIILAISTPSAQAAYNATKKIPILITAVTDTESAGLVGENITGTSDAAPIYKQLEIITKLLPKAKKVGIIYNTSEQNSQVQVAQAKVEAAKLGLEIVETGITTINDMAIGLDSLLPKVDVLYTPTDNLVVASTPLLLEKANKAGKPVIGSIEDQVIQGALVTETIDYEKLGYQTGEVAVRVLKGTAPNTIPIETLKDTQLIINKKAAEKYNVDLSSKALEGAKQY